CGCCGATCCCGCAACCGAGACTCCGCATCAGGCCCGTTCGGGGTCTTTTTCTTTTCTCCGGAAATGCCGATGGTGAGGAAGAGGAGAGCGTTCGGCGGCGGTGCGCCCCGGACGCCCGTGTCAGGGGGGAGAACGTGATCCGACTGGACCGAATCGAGAAGACCTTCCGAACCGATTTTCTCCGGAGGCGCCGGCCCGCGCTCCGGGGCCTTTCGTTGCATGTCCGCCGCGGGGAGACCTACGCGCTTCTGGGGGCGAACGGGGCCGGCAAAACGACCACCATGAAGATCCTCCTGGATCTCATACGGCCGGACCGGGGGACGGCGGAGGTGAACGGCGTCTCCACCCGCGACCCGCGCTCCCGGGCGCGCCTCGGCTATCTTCCCGAGCACCCTTACTTCTTCCCCCATCTGACCGGCGGCGAGCTGGTGCGTTACTACGGCCGCCTCTCCGGCCTGGACCGGGGGGAGGCGGAGAGGAGCGCGCGCCGGTGGATCGAACGGATGGGCCTGTCGAAGGCGGAGCACCGGCGGGTCCTTACCTATTCGAAGGGGATGCTGCAGAGGATCGGCTTCGCCCAGGCGCTGGTCGCCGGCCCGGAGATCCTCGTGTTGGACGAGCCCCTCTCCGGCCTCGACCCGATCGGGCGGAAGGAACTCCGGGAGCTGATGCAGGAGCTGAAAGGGGAGGGGGTCACGATGCTCCTCTCCTCGCACATCCTCGAAGACGTGGAGCGGATCTGCGACCGCGCCGGTTTTCTCGTGGACGGGCGGATCGTGCGTGAGGTGGAGGGGAGCGAGGCGCGCTGGATCGAGGTGAGCGCCGAGGGGTTCGATCCGGAGGCGCTTCGGGCGGGGGACACGGCGGCGGAGAGGATCGTGCGGGTCGGCGAGGCGGTCCGGATCGCCCTCCGGCGGGAGGAAGATCTGCCGCGGCTCCGGGAGCGCGTCGCCGTCGCCGGCGGCCGGATCACGGCCGTGGAGACCCGGCGCGAGTCCTTGGAGCAACTTTATGTGGAAAACGTTCAGGCGCGCGTCACCGCGGTGGACCGGGCTTAGGGGGGGAAGAAGAGATGCGAATCGCCGAGGTCGCGCTGCACACGCTCCGGGAAACGGTTCGGGACCGGGTCTTTCTGGTTTCTCTCTTTTTCGCCGCCGCCCTGATCGGAAGTTCTCTCGTGGTGAGCGCCCTCGCGGCGGGCCAGCAGGACAAGGTGATCAAGGACGTGGGGCTCGCGGCGATCTCCGCCATCGGCATCCTGCTTTCGGCTTTCGTCGGCGCCAGCCTGGTCCATCGGGAGGTCCAACGCCGCACCATCTATACCCTGCTCGCCCGCCCGGTCGGACGGACCGAGTACGTGGT
The genomic region above belongs to Candidatus Eisenbacteria bacterium and contains:
- a CDS encoding ABC transporter ATP-binding protein, with the translated sequence MIRLDRIEKTFRTDFLRRRRPALRGLSLHVRRGETYALLGANGAGKTTTMKILLDLIRPDRGTAEVNGVSTRDPRSRARLGYLPEHPYFFPHLTGGELVRYYGRLSGLDRGEAERSARRWIERMGLSKAEHRRVLTYSKGMLQRIGFAQALVAGPEILVLDEPLSGLDPIGRKELRELMQELKGEGVTMLLSSHILEDVERICDRAGFLVDGRIVREVEGSEARWIEVSAEGFDPEALRAGDTAAERIVRVGEAVRIALRREEDLPRLRERVAVAGGRITAVETRRESLEQLYVENVQARVTAVDRA